In Populus alba chromosome 4, ASM523922v2, whole genome shotgun sequence, the genomic window GAAGATACGACTGTGTGTTTCTCTTTGCTATTGTACACTTTGTAATCTTATTTTGAACTGCCTGGTTTGGATGGTTATCATCATTGTATATTTTGCATATTAACCATTTTGGATTTAGCTTAATGTGCAAGGGGATTACCTAATAGCTATTCTAGTAATTTTGAGCTTTGACTTTATGATATATACGCATGAGGATTAACtgatctctcttttttgtttctttgtacaTGCTATGATTCGAAAGAATTGTAATATTTTAAGCTTTATCTACTCTTGCTTTaaatttaagggtttttttttccccatgtaCACGCATGTGATTGAATTTCAATGACTTGGCCATGAAATTCAGTTTACAAGCTATTCTAATGGGATGGCTTACAATTGTAGATTAAAATCTTCCAAGTATCCAACTTTAGGAGGGAGAGACCATAGACCAATGCCAATTCTTATTGGTGCAGTGTAATTCAGGCACTTGATTTTTTCACCTTCCGTTACCTCCTTCTCCATTCTAGTTTGTTTTATTCATATTTGAGTTTCAAACTTTTGGTCAAGGAGCTAACTCAAGaagatgaaatgaaatttatgCTGTTTTCTCCTTATTAGAAGCTATAGAATGCTGGGATGACAGATTTTCTTagtaaaattcatttatttgtttctttgttaGAACTTGAACTCTGCAGTTTCTAACTTTCAGCCAATATTAAATTCAtccttctctctttttcccCCATTTTGCAGCCATTGATCTATGGAAGTGGACCGGCCCCTGCTGGCATGGCAATGATGCCAATGCTTCTACCTGATGGGCAGTTTGGATATGTCCTGTAAGTCAACTGTAGATCcttttaaccttttttatttatttattttagctcCAAATGGAGGGTTGGGGATCCTATCAATCCTGTCCTTTATGTGGTATTCAAGGAAGGgaaaacagggaaaaaaaaaaaaagaaaaaaaaaaaaaggttcaactTACTACCTCGTACCCCCTTCCCTCAGGCATTCGTGTATTAAAGGAGAAAATGAAAGGGAGAAAAAAGCTGCAGTTAGCGTAGTCAACAGTGAGGATATAGTTGGTGTATTGATTTCCTCATTCTTTCAGCATTCCCCGTGCATAGTCCAAATTAAGGATAACTCCTGATCTTTATTTCTTACCCCATTGTTTCCTAGCAAGATGAATCTTTTCTATTCCATTATATCATAATGTTGGTGGAGCCCCTCCCCAGATCCATTTTTTTTACTGACACTGTAGGCTCGAGTACTTTACATGGCTCAAACTAATGCTTACAAGTCCAACTGATCCTTGAGCTTGCCACATAAATGTTAGATATACCTGCAATAGTAAATATTGGTTCACAAAGTAAATTAGCTTACTACTTAATTGTAAATGCCAGAGGACCAAGCCTATCTGTTTCTTTGCAGGCAACAGCCAGGAGTACAGCTACACTCCCCAACTTCATATCAAAGAAATGATAGTAGGAGTGGAAGTGGGCGTGGCAACAAAATGGTTGGCAGTTCAAGTAGGGGTAGACAGCGCAGTGATGCCAGCCATGGTCGCAGATTTCGTCCGTACTAATTGCTTTGGCCGCATACTTGTTGATTTCACCGATGAAGAAAGTACTATTCAACAGTGTCAAActcttagcatttatttatttgccgTCTTATTATTGTAGTGTAATTGAGCTGATTTTTGTGAGTTTTTACACGTACATCTATATTGAACACTTGTGTACATTTGTTCTTTGCGAGGTTGATAGCACGCAGTCAGGTTTGCATTACATTTGCTTTTTGTTAATGTTGTGTACATCCTTGCGCTTGCAACTTGTCATAATCACTTCCACCGTTTCTTCTGAGAAAAGCATGGATCTGTGTTTTTCATGCGAGAAAATGGCCAATGAAACTTCCACCTAGCAAAACGTTCCTCCACCATCCACACGCCAAACACCTCGAAGGAAGAGCTACGCTTTGAGCCCTACCTTGATAGACCTCGCCCACCCGCTTGCTTACGGTGGTTGACTTTCACCGGGAGAATACCAATTTCATTTCTAGGAGAAGGCCACTCCGGGATTTCATTCTTATTGATCCAGTTTTCGCTGATCCGAGACTGATGGGATATGAATAGCAGATGCTGGGACGCTGTCAGTTTCATCCCAGAGGTAGGATAGATTAGGGTTCCGAGCAGCAGGTAAGAATTATGTTGCTCGAGCATTATCATGgagcatcattttttttcttctcttgcaCCTCTGTGGTCTGCGGTGATCCTATCTTCTTTCCACCGCTTAAATTATACAACAGCACAGAAAACATGTGAATTCTTTGTCAGAAAGTTTTTCCGACATCCTTCTGGCAATTCTATAAAACTCCATCAGTTATCTCGCACTATAGATATCTCTAAATTCAGACGAGCTCCTTCGCCATCATCTAATTGATCACACCAGACCTGTATATGCCATGAAGCTGCAAAGTGAAGCATGGTTTTGCAGCCCTAATCACAAAGTAATTAACAAAACCCATTTTCACAATCCAAGATCCGTTCAAAAACAGCATAAGAAAATTTACATACAAATAGCAGAATGAGCTCAAAAAATCCCAAATAATTCGATAAACCCTAAacctcaaaattattattacaaactGAGACCTAATTAAGCACGTAAAATGAGAATATTAGACCCTAAAAAACCCTCATTTTCGCAATTCCAAAAATACAGCCCTAAAATTGGGAAGATGAAAGGGATTAAATTTGTGGGGGTTATTTTAGGGCTTACATGGCGGAAAGATAGTGGATGAAAATGCGGGCTCTCAGACTTGTCAGGGTAGCAGCGGGAAAGAGCATCCTTCTCCATCCGGCACACAATAGCCTTCGGCAGCTCCTCTGCTTCTGCCATTACtttctccatctccatctcccCTTCCCCCTCTCTCCGGGTCTTCTTGTTTTCCCGCCATTGGAGATGAATAAAGTTGTCTGGGTGACAGCTGGGCTCACCTTCGATTTTGGCTGGATTTGTATGGGGGGTTTTTACTTACCGGAAAGGCCCTGGCCATGAGCTCACCATATGACTACCGTCGCATGCCATGGGCAGGTATGTGATGATACGATTGTTACGTGGAACAGGTCAACACGTTGAATTGGCCTCCTCATAAAGGTTTCCCTTTTTGCCTACCTCTGAATATTCAAATTTCAAGAACATGGTTTTATCCACGAAATCGAATCCGTCTACTGAATTGATGTAGAATTTAACTCggattaagttttataattaattggAAAGGGGTAAAATCCAATTTAAccaagttaaaaattaataaaaaatcattattttttttttaaaataaaataatattattttaatttatttttaaaaaaatattaggttagTCATTCCCGCCCGGCTGAGGGCGGGTTTATCTGACTTTGAAGACCCCAACACGACAAAAAATGCCGACTTTAGGAACTTGCTAGCTTGATCGCCTTCTCCAACGCGCttacgttgaagtttgaacaatatatatattacaattttAAACCTAAACTGTAACTTAGGCAAGCAAGCAAGCTGTAACCAAAGCCAataagcaaaagcaaaagcaaaagcaaagctAAGCAAAGCCAACAAACATCTTTACCTATAAAAATTCTTCTTTGCAATTATCACTCTCAAATCCATAATTTCTTGAATACAAATATACTTGCTTTCTGGTTTCCTTTTCGAGCGTTTCTTGAATCAAGAACTATgtcttttttctctaaaatatttcACCCATCATCTTATGCACCTTCTGCTCCATCTTTACCTTACTCCTATGATCAGCAAGGCCAAACGTACAGCACTACTTCTTATCCAGGTAACTACAGCcatcaacaacagcagcagtCTTATTATGGGCAGGGCactagtggtggtggtggtggttattCATATGGGCACTCAGGGTTTCCTCCAGGAACTTCTCCGGATGTTATTAGGAGCTTTGAGATGGTTGATAGAGACAGGAGTggatttattgatgaaaatgaGTTGCAACAAGCTCTTTCTTCTGGTTATCAAAGGTTTCATATTAAGACTGTTAGGTTGCTCATGTTTCTATTCAAGAATCCTCATGATTCTCGACGGCTTGGTTAgtcttttttcctctttctttgtTGGGGCTTTGTTTTCATTGATGTTCttgaattttcttgattttgtagaACAATTTGTGAGCTAATAGCTACATGGGCCCATTGGACGTTATCATGTTAATTTCTTATTATAGCTTCAAGGTTTCCTTGCATTGCATTTATGGCTTAATTCATGACCCATGACTGCATTTGATGAGatattttactagaaaaattGGTTCTTGAATTGTTGTTTGCTTCAATTTTGAAGAATTATTTAGGCCTAATTCTGCATGTGAATGGTTGGGTTTTGACTTCAGAACAAGATTGGATTTTGGCTTtccatttgattgttttttttttagcagttCAAATTTGGCAGCGAGAAAATGCTTTGATTCTTTTCCCTTGCAATGATgtcttttacttttacttttactttgTTGGCATCATTCTATGTACTGATTTAGCTGTACTTCTCTGAAACAGGGCCCAAAGAGTTTGCTGCTTTATGGAGTTGTCTTGGTCAATGGAGGGTGAGCAGTCTCTTCTTGTTTCTCTTGAAACATATTTCTTTCATCTACATTGCCTTTGAGAATACAAGGcattttgaaacatttcatgcccttcattttttataagttatAACAACGAGGAAAGGTTAAACATGGAGGAAGAAAGCTAATTTGGGTTTTGTAGGAAAATTGACAGTGAAACTTGGTTGAATTAGCTTGGTGGATTATTTGATGGTAGCCTACGTTCACACAGTTCTTCTGATTCTCACTTATCTCATAAGCATATGCACTTCTTAACTACTATTATCAATTGCTGCAGAAGTAAATCACAAAGTTTGAAACTCTTCTAGCAACATCTACTATTAAAGCTTTTCGCTACTGATATGGCAAATCTACTAAATGTTAGCTTTCCGTAGAATCCACCATTAATGCAGGATGAGGGGAGAAAGAGGGAAAAGTAAAGATAAAAGTTTGCTTTagaattctaaataaataaatttggaaTGATGTAGTCCTTTTCGTTTAGCTGATGAACCACTGGCTTAAAGTTATTAAGGCCTGTCCTCTACTTCTAGGAGAGGAGTATATTTTATATCGCTGGAGGATCACATTAGTTTATCAATGCAACCTAATTGAAGGTTCTTGCTTACGCTGTTGGCACTATTTTCTTATGCTATCATATGACATGCTTAATGGCCTATTTTCATGGCCTTTCAGCCATTAAAAgggataatttaattttctttcttgcagGGCATATATGAGAGATATGACAGAGACAGGAGTGGTAAAATTGATTTGCTTGAAATGAGGGATGCTCTTTATGGCATTGGGCTTGCCACACCGTCTTCAGTTCTTCAAGTTCTAATTTCCAAGTACGATGATGGAAGTGGCAGAAAGATTGAGCTCAATTTCGACAGTTTCGTCGAGTGAGTTTCTCATGTCGATGCTCTTGtatgcgtttttttttctttgttcctgGGACTTCTGCGTTGACTAAACTTGTTGCATTGTTGTATTTGACTTGCAGGTGCGGGGTGATTTTGAAGGTGAGACCATAATCCTACAAGCTTAAACTTGTTGCCTTCCTCCATTTATTCTGTTTTGGTTTTTACTGATATGAGCTTGTGAATCTGCTGTGATTTCAGGGATTGACTGAAAAATTCAAGGAGAAGGATAAGGGTTATACCGGCACGGCGTCGTTTGATTACGACGAATTCATGTCCATGGTCATTCCATTTCTTGTATCATATGACTGATCATCAAGATTTTCATTGTACACTATTAGATTGTGATAGTTCTTGCATTCATTCAtccattcatttgtttttttgtggcaTTTCACTTGCAAAAATTCTTGTACATTGAGAAGTGCCAAGTGTGTAATGATTTTTATGTAAATTGAGCTAGGTTTGAGAAACGAAagcaaaaatctgattttttttctctt contains:
- the LOC118038931 gene encoding probable calcium-binding protein CML48, which encodes MSFFSKIFHPSSYAPSAPSLPYSYDQQGQTYSTTSYPGNYSHQQQQQSYYGQGTSGGGGGYSYGHSGFPPGTSPDVIRSFEMVDRDRSGFIDENELQQALSSGYQRFHIKTVRLLMFLFKNPHDSRRLGPKEFAALWSCLGQWRGIYERYDRDRSGKIDLLEMRDALYGIGLATPSSVLQVLISKYDDGSGRKIELNFDSFVECGVILKGLTEKFKEKDKGYTGTASFDYDEFMSMVIPFLVSYD